The Aedes aegypti strain LVP_AGWG chromosome 3, AaegL5.0 Primary Assembly, whole genome shotgun sequence genome contains a region encoding:
- the LOC5575021 gene encoding uncharacterized protein LOC5575021 isoform X4 — MVWYDDKQEEETQASTRLEETDTQPQTEITIPKPTPRSQSNLTAEADASAATTSVTTTTTTTAATSSAAAVASSLTTSALAIKPTEEASIVETAPDHDKPIGGLSGDASEFSSSQEPLPVPRPRTSISSRTDTQTRSSIIESFDQPEDSIEQYPEPSSQRQESIASEDFSGAAQKDSGEFETSDDDLSATKFYIGERSSDVITRTSSDKRADYAFDNIGYEYSQDSGADDELHPDQFKTYREKVVQEDSFTLKHLQEVESGTALDEEIKAEVIEIIEGIAESKTFELDLERPIDAPRQPVVHSPIKPQVAKLVESAKPPTQTSADTEEHSQQEDLTSSEAIKRTIDELTIEKTLEEVKESLDALHEELIESVVDGKLIKQSPSEFEFKVLPSAKYSQDPIFEAQQEEIIATTTAATVVLAETVTTTTIISEPIILTETKAESFEQKISDPESKETSFESARPDAPTPISSDSSFAKLDVSPRMRKSPHHPKGTRWSATDIDSSGESHYQSFEQTTDSSRPQSSDVENLMQQYASSEYETALDASIIPPSTEYHSAASTLNSFNVTSHDSMKSFDSESSGNLASIESEATETLVPSTMDIDFDSSDAAALMHDDSEDDLRDKLLLDDKEDLSSVSGTTPAAMKRSQEMHFTVDLKDEQLQDSQEVFQLQEDVERLAQEQSERLSSSIGHALDLMESMKASSLEDVKTECIDDIKLGTSLEDGSILSVSLSSASNLETIMENLPEKGAESLPTHMEIGLDAITPIVGTDMIGDITLTSTVVREGDVNFLNTQATTETVVAKEVTEETSKKRGHKRTESTISGQLMSEIAAEARESLDSQEESVSQEPSKQSSLERDDTREESSDSDYDRYESEYSRSFRAPLIQSQKKKKDKLNEGYEMEVEHDRRNSFSPSSSVIETIVEDVHAEIEQEDEAQQLMEIKKEKLQEYQQASAISIPDIQVTDDVQVDEPEEEEEEVASYSTKQMVREGSDHKIQYATQEEFKISEEQYQEMIEQKYKSKMADITTKFDFEGDDKDDSAGSDSFEMLEQPDISDEFVIVEEVAREAHECDMEGKSVSIKKVKLEKKHDEDVEKILVKSAPAHTNAGSMYANMREDMMYAFEDSPPTGSEEVDPNGVTMDLLNNGFPLEESKRWVEMQLAETQNYRYPYDERLEDIKEEDTDFEVGSSRIGSIKDSFSSTPDYDMLAKRLASRGGEHDDISMSSLQEFENLEHVISLENRKMQQGSQDSLSNGSFTRRFLARGGHGDDISLSSLKEFEGLETACLEAHLIEIKAKEEAALLLSRSDESNKSDRSNGAKKSPPTNGTVVRATTSSTTVTTGPETTAKVEVKTVTTEMSKDSLSTTTTATTVTTISHESQIRHAMEEEDTSHLLTVSSDSLDGNRLQKQTISKDTLPSAHSSSDSLEINNRNNVDVMTSSIDSIEFSRAGALTTRSSRSDSIEQMALQQPQRSDSTDSIEMHHAVMSRASETKRDSLDSLPYSIENKSASSSPTKPASGQRIATESVQIAGTSTMSYHMGGMSKDISVDSLTGQDAFLTSTESLETSSTATNATYQNETDSQMSSSVTSCGSITMVDTLDNIGDLEGFGLQESVTFKSSSSSSSTMVTASSSSTQQQQQQQQQYQQQTTTLRSSTTSTSSTGARSEFPLSEIELLSRRMYPGDLTFDDAKESAKEKLQSKTTEKED; from the exons ATGGTATGGTATG ATgacaagcaagaagaagagaCACAAGCATCCACAAGACTCGAAG AAACAGATACGCAACCACAAACAGAAATTACCATTCCAAAGCCAACGCCGCGATCGCAATCTAATCTTACTGCTGAAGCTGATGCCTCTGCTGCAACCACTAGTGTCACTACTACCACCACCACTACAGCTGCTACTAgctctgctgctgctgttgcctCCTCACTAACAACATCCGCTCTTGCTATCAAGCCCACGGAAGAAGCTTCCATCGTGGAAACAGCTCCCGACCACGACAAACCAATCGGCGGTTTATCCGGAGACGCAAGTGAATTCTCCAGCAGTCAGGAACCTCTTCCGGTTCCACGGCCTCGTACCAGCATCTCATCGCGTACCGATACTCAGACACGATCCAGTATCATCGAGTCCTTCGATCAACCGGAAGACTCAATCGAGCAGTACCCCGAACCATCCAGTCAACGACAGGAATCCATAGCCTCCGAAGACTTCTCCGGTGCCGCTCAGAAAGACTCCGGAGAGTTCGAAACCAGCGATGATGACCTGTCTGCAACCAAATTTTACATTGGCGAACGGAGTTCTGACGTAATCACTCGAACTTCGTCCGATAAACGCGCAGACTACGCATTTGATAACATTGGTTACGAATACTCTCAAGACTCGGGTGCAGATGATGAACTACATCCGGACCAATTTAAAACCTATCGCGAAAAAGTTGTCCAAGAAGATTCATTCACGCTTAAGCATCTTCAGGAGGTGGAAAGCGGTACAGCTTTGGATGAAGAAATCAAAGCCGAAGTCATCGAAATTATCGAAGGTATCGCCGAATCCAAAACCTTCGAACTAGATCTCGAGAGACCTATTGATGCTCCTCGGCAGCCCGTGGTACACTCACCAATCAAACCACAGGTTGCTAAACTTGTCGAAAGCGCAAAACCCCCTACGCAAACATCAGCCGATACCGAAGAACATTCTCAGCAAGAGGATCTTACGTCGTCCGAAGCAATCAAACGCACAATCGATGAATTAACTATCGAGAAGACCCTCGAGGAGGtcaaggaatctctggatgCTTTACACGAAGAACTAATTGAATCCGTGGTCGATGGCAAGCTTATCAAACAATCACCATCcgaatttgaattcaaagttCTGCCCTCTGCCAAGTATTCCCAAGATCCAATCTTCGAGGCACAACAGGAGGAAATTATCGCAACCACAACTGCCGCCACTGTAGTCCTAGCCGAAACCGTCACTACGACTACCATAATTTCCGAACCGATTATCCTTACCGAAACCAAAGCCGAATCCTTCGAGCAAAAAATATCCGACCCGGAATCCAAAGAAACATCGTTTGAATCAGCCCGACCAGACGCTCCAACTCCGATTTCGTCGGATAGTTCATTCGCCAAGCTAGATGTTTCACCGCGGATGCGCAAGTCGCCACATCATCCAAAAGGCACTCGGTGGTCAGCAACCGACATTGACAGCTCCGGCGAAAGCCACTACCAAAGCTTCGAGCAAACGACGGACAGCAGTCGGCCGCAATCGTCCGATGTTGAGAACCTGATGCAGCAATACGCGTCATCAGAATACGAAACAGCTCTGGATGCGTCGATCATTCCACCATCGACCGAGTATCACAGTGCGGCCAGCACGCTAAATTCCTTCAACGTGACCTCTCATGATAGCATGAAAAGCTTTGACTCGGAGAGTTCCGGAAATTTGGCAAGTATCGAGTCCGAAGCTACCGAGACCCTAGTCCCATCTACAATGGACATTGATTTTGACTCGTCGGACGCAGCCGCACTGATGCACGATGATTCCGAGGACGATCTCCGCGATAAACTTCTGCTGGACGACAAGGAAGACCTCTCGTCTGTATCCGGTACCACCCCTGCTGCGATGAAGCGATCGCAAGAAATGCACTTCACAGTCGACTTGAAAGATGAACAGTTACAAGATTCGCAAGAAGTGTTCCAGCTACAAGAAGACGTCGAGCGTCTAGCACAAGAGCAATCAGAACGACTCAGTTCAAGCATTGGCCACGCGCTGGACCTGATGGAATCCATGAAGGCCTCCTCTTTGGAAGACGTCAAAACAGAGTGCATTGACGATATCAAGCTTGGCACGAGCCTGGAAGATGGAAGCATTTTATCGGTCAGTTTGTCTAGCGCTTCAAACCTAGAAACAATCATGGAAAATCTACCGGAAAAGGGAGCCGAAAGCCTTCCGACTCACATGGAAATAGGGTTGGATGCCATAACACCAATTGTGGGCACGGATATGATCGGCGACATCACCTTAACATCGACCGTCGTTCGAGAAGGTGACGTGAACTTTCTGAATACACAAGCTACGACGGAAACGGTGGTGGCCAAGGAAGTGACAGAGGAAACTTCGAAGAAACGCGGCCATAAGCGCACCGAAAGTACCATCTCCGGGCAGCTGATGTCGGAGATTGCAGCAGAAGCGCGAGAATCATTGGATTCTCAAGAAGAATCAGTTTCGCAGGAACCATCTAAGCAGTCGAGCTTGGAACGTGACGACACTAGAGAAGAGTCTTCCGACTCAGATTACGATCGATATGAATCAGAGTACTCGCGTTCGTTCCGAGCACCATTGAtccaatcgcagaaaaagaaaaagGACAAACTCAATGAAGGATATGAAATGGAGGTCGAACATGACAGACGTAATTCGTTCTCGCCTTCTAGTTCGGTTATCGAAACGATCGTCGAAGATGTTCACGCAGAGATCGAACAGGAGGATGAAGCTCAGCAGTTGATGGAAATCAAGAAGGAGAAGCTACAGGAGTATCAGCAAGCTTCCGCAATAAGCATTCCGGATATTCAGGTAACGGACGATGTCCAAGTGGATGaaccagaagaagaagaagaagaagtcgcATCTTACTCTACGAAACAGATGGTACGAGAGGGTAGCGACCATAAGATTCAGTACGCTACGCAAGAGGAATTCAAGATAAGTGAGGAGCAATATCAAGAGATGATCGAGCAAAAGTACAAGTCAAAGATGGCTGACATCACGACCAAGTTTGATTTTGAAGGAGATGACAAGGATGATTCAGCTGGGTcggattcttttgaaatgttggaACAACCGGATATTTCGGATGAGTTTGTGATTGTTGAAGAAGTTGCTCGTGAAGCACACGAGTGCGACATGGAGGGAAAGAGCGTATCTATCAAAAAGGTTAAGTTGGAGAAAAAACATGACGAAGATGTGGAAAAGATACTGGTGAAATCGGCTCCAGCACACACGAATGCCGGTTCGATGTATGCAAATATGCGGGAGGATATGATGTATGCATTCGAGGACAGTCCACCAACGGGCAGTGAAGAAGTTGACCCCAATGGAGTGACAATGGATCTGTTGAATAATGGTTTCCCACTGGAGGAAAGTAAGCGATGGGTAGAGATGCAGTTGGCTGAAACACAGAATTATCGCTATCCGTACGACGAACGCTTGGAAGACATCAAAGAAGAAGATACGGACTTTGAAGTCGGTAGTAGCCGAATTGGAAGTATCAAGGACTCATTCTCTAGCACACCGGATTATGATATGTTGGCGAAGAGGTTAGCTTCAAGAGGAGGAGAACATGACGACATTTCAATGAGCAGTTTGcaagaatttgaaaatttagagCACGTTATCTCTTTGGAAAACCGAAAGATGCAGCAAGGTTCTCAGGATTCGTTGAGCAATGGAAGTTTCACACGGCGTTTCCTGGCCCGTGGCGGTCATGGAGACGACATTAGCCTATCCAGTTTGAAAGAGTTTGAAGGACTGGAAACAGCATGCTTGGAAGCACATCTGATAGAAATCAAGGCCAAAGAAGAAGCAGCTCTGTTGTTGTCACGATCGGATGAATCGAACAAGTCGGACAGATCGAATGGCGCCAAGAAAAGCCCACCCACCAATGGAACTGTGGTGAGGGCAACTACAAGCAGCACAACTGTTACAACTGGACCGGAAACAACCGCGAAAGTCGAGGTAAAAACCGTGACTACGGAAATGAGTAAGGATTCATTGTCTACTACAACTACTGCAACAACTGTTACAACAATTTCCCATGAAAGTCAAATTAGACATGCTATGGAAGAGGAAGATACATCGCATCTGTTGACGGTGTCCAGCGACAGCCTTGACGGCAACCGTCTACAGAAACAAACAATCAGCAAGGACACTCTTCCTTCGGCACATTCCAGCAGCGATAGCTTGGAGATTAACAACAGGAACAATGTTGACGTTATGACCAGCAGTATTGATTCGATCGAATTTTCCCGAGCAGGAGCGTTGACAACCCGCTCGTCAAGATCAGATTCGATTGAACAGATGGCGTTGCAACAACCTCAGCGCAGTGACAGTACAGACTCAATCGAGATGCACCATGCCGTCATGTCCAGAGCTAGCGAAACCAAACGTGACTCGCTAGATTCTCTACCATACAGTATCGAGAACAAAAGCGCTTCCAGTAGCCCAACAAAACCGGCATCCGGACAACGTATTGCCACGGAGAGCGTGCAGATCGCAGGTACAAGCACAATGAGCTATCACATGGGAGGTATGAGCAAAGACATTTCCGTGGATTCGTTAACCGGGCAGGATGCTTTTCTAACCAGCACAGAGAGCCTGGAGACCAGCTCAACGGCAACGAATGCCACCTACCAGAACGAAACCGACTCGCAAATGTCGTCCAGTGTGACGAGCTGCGGTTCAATAACAATGGTCGATACGCTAGATAACATCGGTGACCTGGAAGGCTTCGGGCTGCAGGAAAGTGTAACCTTCAAGAGCAGCAGTAGCAGTAGCAGCACCATGGTCACAGCAAGCTCTAGCAGTActcaacaacagcagcagcagcaacaacaataTCAACAGCAAACGACAACCCTTCGAAGCAGCACTACATCGACCTCGTCGACCGGCGCCAGGAGCGAATTTCCACTTTCGGAAATCGAACTGTTAAGTAGACGAATGTACCCAG GGGACTTAACATTCGATGACGCAAAGGAGTCCGCCAAGGAGAAGCTACAAAGC
- the LOC5575021 gene encoding uncharacterized protein LOC5575021 isoform X3 — MVWYDDKQEEETQASTRLEGQEYLNFVQSEASNLVDSILEQSVSIVNNSQTQQDVAIETQAQSESEQYAIRSDILSSNEADHVVKSPTIESMSGKSFDDNISNPDYDSSEANHQHLANLAGGLPPSYSGEAIDGSTKPTGTTANEPVGVDGAVRDDQERRANKIERRFERLSSEIEPEAMLDKNHEYDEAIAQIKDEVSMLQSEFSKMSWDESMSATTGDFGSSTPDHDLQETDTQPQTEITIPKPTPRSQSNLTAEADASAATTSVTTTTTTTAATSSAAAVASSLTTSALAIKPTEEASIVETAPDHDKPIGGLSGDASEFSSSQEPLPVPRPRTSISSRTDTQTRSSIIESFDQPEDSIEQYPEPSSQRQESIASEDFSGAAQKDSGEFETSDDDLSATKFYIGERSSDVITRTSSDKRADYAFDNIGYEYSQDSGADDELHPDQFKTYREKVVQEDSFTLKHLQEVESGTALDEEIKAEVIEIIEGIAESKTFELDLERPIDAPRQPVVHSPIKPQVAKLVESAKPPTQTSADTEEHSQQEDLTSSEAIKRTIDELTIEKTLEEVKESLDALHEELIESVVDGKLIKQSPSEFEFKVLPSAKYSQDPIFEAQQEEIIATTTAATVVLAETVTTTTIISEPIILTETKAESFEQKISDPESKETSFESARPDAPTPISSDSSFAKLDVSPRMRKSPHHPKGTRWSATDIDSSGESHYQSFEQTTDSSRPQSSDVENLMQQYASSEYETALDASIIPPSTEYHSAASTLNSFNVTSHDSMKSFDSESSGNLASIESEATETLVPSTMDIDFDSSDAAALMHDDSEDDLRDKLLLDDKEDLSSVSGTTPAAMKRSQEMHFTVDLKDEQLQDSQEVFQLQEDVERLAQEQSERLSSSIGHALDLMESMKASSLEDVKTECIDDIKLGTSLEDGSILSVSLSSASNLETIMENLPEKGAESLPTHMEIGLDAITPIVGTDMIGDITLTSTVVREGDVNFLNTQATTETVVAKEVTEETSKKRGHKRTESTISGQLMSEIAAEARESLDSQEESVSQEPSKQSSLERDDTREESSDSDYDRYESEYSRSFRAPLIQSQKKKKDKLNEGYEMEVEHDRRNSFSPSSSVIETIVEDVHAEIEQEDEAQQLMEIKKEKLQEYQQASAISIPDIQVTDDVQVDEPEEEEEEVASYSTKQMVREGSDHKIQYATQEEFKISEEQYQEMIEQKYKSKMADITTKFDFEGDDKDDSAGSDSFEMLEQPDISDEFVIVEEVAREAHECDMEGKSVSIKKVKLEKKHDEDVEKILVKSAPAHTNAGSMYANMREDMMYAFEDSPPTGSEEVDPNGVTMDLLNNGFPLEESKRWVEMQLAETQNYRYPYDERLEDIKEEDTDFEVGSSRIGSIKDSFSSTPDYDMLAKRLASRGGEHDDISMSSLQEFENLEHVISLENRKMQQGSQDSLSNGSFTRRFLARGGHGDDISLSSLKEFEGLETACLEAHLIEIKAKEEAALLLSRSDESNKSDRSNGAKKSPPTNGTVVRATTSSTTVTTGPETTAKVEVKTVTTEMSKDSLSTTTTATTVTTISHESQIRHAMEEEDTSHLLTVSSDSLDGNRLQKQTISKDTLPSAHSSSDSLEINNRNNVDVMTSSIDSIEFSRAGALTTRSSRSDSIEQMALQQPQRSDSTDSIEMHHAVMSRASETKRDSLDSLPYSIENKSASSSPTKPASGQRIATESVQIAGTSTMSYHMGGMSKDISVDSLTGQDAFLTSTESLETSSTATNATYQNETDSQMSSSVTSCGSITMVDTLDNIGDLEGFGLQESVTFKSSSSSSSTMVTASSSSTQQQQQQQQQYQQQTTTLRSSTTSTSSTGARSEFPLSEIELLSRRMYPGDLTFDDAKESAKEKLQSKTTEKED, encoded by the exons ATGGTATGGTATG ATgacaagcaagaagaagagaCACAAGCATCCACAAGACTCGAAG GCCAAGAGTATCTTAATTTTGTACAGTCGGAAGCTAGTAACTTAGTCGATAGCATATTGGAGCAGAGTGTATCGATCGTAAACAACTCCCAAACGCAACAGGACGTTGCGATCGAAACGCAGGCTCAGTCGGAAAGCGAACAATACGCAATCCGCAGCGATATCCTATCGTCTAACGAAGCCGATCATGTCGTTAAGTCGCCCACCATAGAGTCTATGTCAGGCAAGTCTTTCGATGATAATATTAGCAATCCCGACTATGACAGTAGCGAAGCCAACCACCAGCATCTAGCGAATCTAGCTGGTGGTCTGCCCCCATCCTATTCTGGTGAAGCTATCGACGGTTCCACAAAGCCAACAGGAACAACCGCTAACGAACCTGTTGGCGTTGATGGGGCCGTCCGCGATGATCAAGAGCGCCGAGCGAACAAAATAGAACGACGCTTCGAGCGATTGTCGTCCGAAATCGAACCGGAAGCGATGCTGGACAAAAATCACGAATATGACGAAGCCATTGCCCAAATCAAAGATGAAGTTTCAATGCTGCAGAGTGAATTTTCGAAAATGAGCTGGGACGAGAGCATGTCTGCTACGACTGGTGATTTCGGTTCCAGTACACCCGATCACGATCTACAAG AAACAGATACGCAACCACAAACAGAAATTACCATTCCAAAGCCAACGCCGCGATCGCAATCTAATCTTACTGCTGAAGCTGATGCCTCTGCTGCAACCACTAGTGTCACTACTACCACCACCACTACAGCTGCTACTAgctctgctgctgctgttgcctCCTCACTAACAACATCCGCTCTTGCTATCAAGCCCACGGAAGAAGCTTCCATCGTGGAAACAGCTCCCGACCACGACAAACCAATCGGCGGTTTATCCGGAGACGCAAGTGAATTCTCCAGCAGTCAGGAACCTCTTCCGGTTCCACGGCCTCGTACCAGCATCTCATCGCGTACCGATACTCAGACACGATCCAGTATCATCGAGTCCTTCGATCAACCGGAAGACTCAATCGAGCAGTACCCCGAACCATCCAGTCAACGACAGGAATCCATAGCCTCCGAAGACTTCTCCGGTGCCGCTCAGAAAGACTCCGGAGAGTTCGAAACCAGCGATGATGACCTGTCTGCAACCAAATTTTACATTGGCGAACGGAGTTCTGACGTAATCACTCGAACTTCGTCCGATAAACGCGCAGACTACGCATTTGATAACATTGGTTACGAATACTCTCAAGACTCGGGTGCAGATGATGAACTACATCCGGACCAATTTAAAACCTATCGCGAAAAAGTTGTCCAAGAAGATTCATTCACGCTTAAGCATCTTCAGGAGGTGGAAAGCGGTACAGCTTTGGATGAAGAAATCAAAGCCGAAGTCATCGAAATTATCGAAGGTATCGCCGAATCCAAAACCTTCGAACTAGATCTCGAGAGACCTATTGATGCTCCTCGGCAGCCCGTGGTACACTCACCAATCAAACCACAGGTTGCTAAACTTGTCGAAAGCGCAAAACCCCCTACGCAAACATCAGCCGATACCGAAGAACATTCTCAGCAAGAGGATCTTACGTCGTCCGAAGCAATCAAACGCACAATCGATGAATTAACTATCGAGAAGACCCTCGAGGAGGtcaaggaatctctggatgCTTTACACGAAGAACTAATTGAATCCGTGGTCGATGGCAAGCTTATCAAACAATCACCATCcgaatttgaattcaaagttCTGCCCTCTGCCAAGTATTCCCAAGATCCAATCTTCGAGGCACAACAGGAGGAAATTATCGCAACCACAACTGCCGCCACTGTAGTCCTAGCCGAAACCGTCACTACGACTACCATAATTTCCGAACCGATTATCCTTACCGAAACCAAAGCCGAATCCTTCGAGCAAAAAATATCCGACCCGGAATCCAAAGAAACATCGTTTGAATCAGCCCGACCAGACGCTCCAACTCCGATTTCGTCGGATAGTTCATTCGCCAAGCTAGATGTTTCACCGCGGATGCGCAAGTCGCCACATCATCCAAAAGGCACTCGGTGGTCAGCAACCGACATTGACAGCTCCGGCGAAAGCCACTACCAAAGCTTCGAGCAAACGACGGACAGCAGTCGGCCGCAATCGTCCGATGTTGAGAACCTGATGCAGCAATACGCGTCATCAGAATACGAAACAGCTCTGGATGCGTCGATCATTCCACCATCGACCGAGTATCACAGTGCGGCCAGCACGCTAAATTCCTTCAACGTGACCTCTCATGATAGCATGAAAAGCTTTGACTCGGAGAGTTCCGGAAATTTGGCAAGTATCGAGTCCGAAGCTACCGAGACCCTAGTCCCATCTACAATGGACATTGATTTTGACTCGTCGGACGCAGCCGCACTGATGCACGATGATTCCGAGGACGATCTCCGCGATAAACTTCTGCTGGACGACAAGGAAGACCTCTCGTCTGTATCCGGTACCACCCCTGCTGCGATGAAGCGATCGCAAGAAATGCACTTCACAGTCGACTTGAAAGATGAACAGTTACAAGATTCGCAAGAAGTGTTCCAGCTACAAGAAGACGTCGAGCGTCTAGCACAAGAGCAATCAGAACGACTCAGTTCAAGCATTGGCCACGCGCTGGACCTGATGGAATCCATGAAGGCCTCCTCTTTGGAAGACGTCAAAACAGAGTGCATTGACGATATCAAGCTTGGCACGAGCCTGGAAGATGGAAGCATTTTATCGGTCAGTTTGTCTAGCGCTTCAAACCTAGAAACAATCATGGAAAATCTACCGGAAAAGGGAGCCGAAAGCCTTCCGACTCACATGGAAATAGGGTTGGATGCCATAACACCAATTGTGGGCACGGATATGATCGGCGACATCACCTTAACATCGACCGTCGTTCGAGAAGGTGACGTGAACTTTCTGAATACACAAGCTACGACGGAAACGGTGGTGGCCAAGGAAGTGACAGAGGAAACTTCGAAGAAACGCGGCCATAAGCGCACCGAAAGTACCATCTCCGGGCAGCTGATGTCGGAGATTGCAGCAGAAGCGCGAGAATCATTGGATTCTCAAGAAGAATCAGTTTCGCAGGAACCATCTAAGCAGTCGAGCTTGGAACGTGACGACACTAGAGAAGAGTCTTCCGACTCAGATTACGATCGATATGAATCAGAGTACTCGCGTTCGTTCCGAGCACCATTGAtccaatcgcagaaaaagaaaaagGACAAACTCAATGAAGGATATGAAATGGAGGTCGAACATGACAGACGTAATTCGTTCTCGCCTTCTAGTTCGGTTATCGAAACGATCGTCGAAGATGTTCACGCAGAGATCGAACAGGAGGATGAAGCTCAGCAGTTGATGGAAATCAAGAAGGAGAAGCTACAGGAGTATCAGCAAGCTTCCGCAATAAGCATTCCGGATATTCAGGTAACGGACGATGTCCAAGTGGATGaaccagaagaagaagaagaagaagtcgcATCTTACTCTACGAAACAGATGGTACGAGAGGGTAGCGACCATAAGATTCAGTACGCTACGCAAGAGGAATTCAAGATAAGTGAGGAGCAATATCAAGAGATGATCGAGCAAAAGTACAAGTCAAAGATGGCTGACATCACGACCAAGTTTGATTTTGAAGGAGATGACAAGGATGATTCAGCTGGGTcggattcttttgaaatgttggaACAACCGGATATTTCGGATGAGTTTGTGATTGTTGAAGAAGTTGCTCGTGAAGCACACGAGTGCGACATGGAGGGAAAGAGCGTATCTATCAAAAAGGTTAAGTTGGAGAAAAAACATGACGAAGATGTGGAAAAGATACTGGTGAAATCGGCTCCAGCACACACGAATGCCGGTTCGATGTATGCAAATATGCGGGAGGATATGATGTATGCATTCGAGGACAGTCCACCAACGGGCAGTGAAGAAGTTGACCCCAATGGAGTGACAATGGATCTGTTGAATAATGGTTTCCCACTGGAGGAAAGTAAGCGATGGGTAGAGATGCAGTTGGCTGAAACACAGAATTATCGCTATCCGTACGACGAACGCTTGGAAGACATCAAAGAAGAAGATACGGACTTTGAAGTCGGTAGTAGCCGAATTGGAAGTATCAAGGACTCATTCTCTAGCACACCGGATTATGATATGTTGGCGAAGAGGTTAGCTTCAAGAGGAGGAGAACATGACGACATTTCAATGAGCAGTTTGcaagaatttgaaaatttagagCACGTTATCTCTTTGGAAAACCGAAAGATGCAGCAAGGTTCTCAGGATTCGTTGAGCAATGGAAGTTTCACACGGCGTTTCCTGGCCCGTGGCGGTCATGGAGACGACATTAGCCTATCCAGTTTGAAAGAGTTTGAAGGACTGGAAACAGCATGCTTGGAAGCACATCTGATAGAAATCAAGGCCAAAGAAGAAGCAGCTCTGTTGTTGTCACGATCGGATGAATCGAACAAGTCGGACAGATCGAATGGCGCCAAGAAAAGCCCACCCACCAATGGAACTGTGGTGAGGGCAACTACAAGCAGCACAACTGTTACAACTGGACCGGAAACAACCGCGAAAGTCGAGGTAAAAACCGTGACTACGGAAATGAGTAAGGATTCATTGTCTACTACAACTACTGCAACAACTGTTACAACAATTTCCCATGAAAGTCAAATTAGACATGCTATGGAAGAGGAAGATACATCGCATCTGTTGACGGTGTCCAGCGACAGCCTTGACGGCAACCGTCTACAGAAACAAACAATCAGCAAGGACACTCTTCCTTCGGCACATTCCAGCAGCGATAGCTTGGAGATTAACAACAGGAACAATGTTGACGTTATGACCAGCAGTATTGATTCGATCGAATTTTCCCGAGCAGGAGCGTTGACAACCCGCTCGTCAAGATCAGATTCGATTGAACAGATGGCGTTGCAACAACCTCAGCGCAGTGACAGTACAGACTCAATCGAGATGCACCATGCCGTCATGTCCAGAGCTAGCGAAACCAAACGTGACTCGCTAGATTCTCTACCATACAGTATCGAGAACAAAAGCGCTTCCAGTAGCCCAACAAAACCGGCATCCGGACAACGTATTGCCACGGAGAGCGTGCAGATCGCAGGTACAAGCACAATGAGCTATCACATGGGAGGTATGAGCAAAGACATTTCCGTGGATTCGTTAACCGGGCAGGATGCTTTTCTAACCAGCACAGAGAGCCTGGAGACCAGCTCAACGGCAACGAATGCCACCTACCAGAACGAAACCGACTCGCAAATGTCGTCCAGTGTGACGAGCTGCGGTTCAATAACAATGGTCGATACGCTAGATAACATCGGTGACCTGGAAGGCTTCGGGCTGCAGGAAAGTGTAACCTTCAAGAGCAGCAGTAGCAGTAGCAGCACCATGGTCACAGCAAGCTCTAGCAGTActcaacaacagcagcagcagcaacaacaataTCAACAGCAAACGACAACCCTTCGAAGCAGCACTACATCGACCTCGTCGACCGGCGCCAGGAGCGAATTTCCACTTTCGGAAATCGAACTGTTAAGTAGACGAATGTACCCAG GGGACTTAACATTCGATGACGCAAAGGAGTCCGCCAAGGAGAAGCTACAAAGC